Proteins encoded together in one Thalassotalea crassostreae window:
- a CDS encoding sulfatase, translating to MNKIINKSAYMLMALLAFFGSLTPALAAENTAEIEKPNIVFIAIDDMNDWVGYMGGHPQTSTPNMDNLANQGVAFMNAHSVSPGCSPSRNALLYGVEPYNSGLYPFYEHDIHKQLHQKYTSLPRFLKDNGYNTYGSGKIHHGPQYGELEWTDYLDADRFPRKFAEGKGFHTNKKNSFRPTVNPYEEMFDHQVASFGIDVIKNHKNGDKPYFAAIGLVKPHLPFDCPVDFYDALPEKITPPATVGNDLNDIGKEGNSMRRAGDDKKFTSKKQWGDVRKAYLACISWVDYNVGRILNAVEQSAQADNTIVILWSDHGYHLGEKKSFKKFTLWEEANRVPFIILDKREITAAQGRKVTQAVTLINVYRTLADMAGLNVPDYVDGHSLVPQLKDQSAAVAAPAISSWGRGNYAIRTENWRFIQYFDGKQELYNHQKDQNEWHNLATLPEYKEKVKEMAAFLPKNEAPTIEQYISNWSLFGADAKRLKKVETGPSQKQKKKAKKKKNAE from the coding sequence ATGAATAAAATTATAAATAAATCAGCTTACATGTTAATGGCGTTATTAGCATTTTTCGGGTCTCTTACCCCAGCCTTAGCCGCTGAAAATACAGCAGAAATCGAAAAGCCTAACATTGTCTTTATTGCCATTGACGATATGAATGATTGGGTTGGCTATATGGGCGGACATCCGCAAACAAGTACGCCCAATATGGACAACCTCGCGAACCAAGGCGTAGCATTTATGAATGCCCATAGTGTGTCTCCTGGTTGTTCTCCAAGTCGTAATGCTCTGTTATATGGCGTTGAGCCATATAATTCTGGTTTATACCCATTTTATGAGCACGACATTCATAAACAGCTTCACCAGAAATACACCAGTTTACCAAGGTTTTTAAAAGACAACGGTTATAACACTTATGGCTCAGGTAAAATTCACCACGGCCCACAGTACGGGGAACTTGAATGGACAGATTACTTAGACGCAGATCGTTTTCCTAGAAAGTTTGCTGAAGGCAAAGGTTTTCACACCAATAAGAAAAACTCTTTTAGACCAACGGTAAACCCTTATGAAGAAATGTTTGATCATCAAGTCGCTTCATTTGGTATTGATGTTATCAAAAATCATAAAAACGGCGACAAGCCTTATTTTGCTGCCATTGGCCTCGTTAAACCGCATTTACCGTTTGATTGTCCTGTTGATTTCTATGATGCATTGCCCGAAAAAATTACGCCGCCTGCAACTGTCGGCAATGATCTGAACGATATCGGTAAAGAAGGTAATAGCATGCGCCGAGCTGGTGATGACAAAAAATTTACCAGTAAAAAACAGTGGGGAGACGTAAGAAAAGCTTATCTTGCTTGTATTTCATGGGTTGATTATAACGTCGGTCGCATCTTAAATGCTGTTGAGCAAAGCGCTCAAGCAGACAATACCATTGTTATTTTATGGTCTGATCATGGTTATCATTTAGGAGAGAAAAAATCCTTTAAGAAGTTCACCTTGTGGGAAGAGGCGAATCGTGTGCCGTTCATTATCCTTGATAAGAGAGAAATAACTGCTGCACAAGGTCGTAAAGTAACGCAAGCGGTAACGCTTATTAATGTCTATCGCACCTTAGCCGATATGGCGGGTTTAAATGTACCTGATTATGTTGATGGTCATAGTTTGGTGCCACAGTTAAAAGATCAATCAGCTGCTGTTGCGGCTCCAGCTATTTCTAGTTGGGGCAGAGGTAACTACGCCATTCGCACCGAAAACTGGCGCTTTATTCAGTACTTTGATGGCAAACAAGAACTTTATAATCACCAAAAAGATCAGAACGAATGGCATAACTTAGCAACGCTTCCTGAATACAAAGAAAAAGTGAAAGAAATGGCTGCTTTTCTACCTAAAAATGAAGCGCCGACGATTGAACAGTATATTTCAAATTGGAGCTTATTTGGTGCCGACGCAAAGCGATTGAAAAAAGTTGAAACAGGCCCGAGTCAAAAGCAGAAGAAAAAAGCCAAAAAGAAAAAAAACGCTGAATAG
- a CDS encoding type II toxin-antitoxin system RelE/ParE family toxin, with protein sequence MADYKLTNKADADLADIFEYGIFNFGIEQASKYVLGFQDKFQFIVEHKELGASAEELNKNLKRVPYNSHVIFYKVLAEHILIVRVLRREMDFRRHIY encoded by the coding sequence ATGGCTGACTACAAACTTACCAATAAAGCGGACGCAGATCTTGCTGATATATTTGAATACGGGATTTTTAACTTTGGAATTGAACAAGCTTCGAAATACGTTTTAGGTTTTCAAGACAAGTTTCAGTTCATTGTTGAACATAAAGAGCTTGGTGCATCTGCCGAAGAACTTAATAAGAACTTGAAACGAGTGCCATACAACTCCCATGTTATTTTCTATAAAGTATTAGCAGAGCATATCTTAATAGTTAGAGTGTTGCGACGTGAAATGGATTTTCGACGACACATATATTAG
- a CDS encoding family 43 glycosylhydrolase, which translates to MFLPLRLRRCITLIAMLLVTIASLSSCHKSADIEFKNNGNPLIRHVFTADPSARVFDDALYLYTSHDRDDTDQNAHFDMTDWHVFSTKDLATWTDHGAFFSLDDISWASKQAWAPDAIKRNGKYYFYYPVEQAKIGVAISESPVSGFKDPLGKPLIDKTGNEDVVGQEPIDPALFIDDDGQAYMYFGCRSPRVVKLKDNMIELEGNIEPVQINGIEQYTEKTGGGWYGEGPWIFKRGEYYYYMYSNGWEKDTTLVYAMAKNPLGPFDYIGEVMVPIGAGTSHGSITQFNDKWYVFYHSRELSKSAKQRSVHMDEITFTSDGKIIPLI; encoded by the coding sequence ATGTTCTTACCACTTCGCTTACGACGATGCATTACTTTAATCGCTATGCTGTTAGTTACGATTGCTTCGTTATCGTCTTGCCACAAATCAGCGGATATTGAGTTTAAAAATAACGGTAACCCGCTGATTCGTCATGTTTTTACAGCGGATCCTTCTGCTCGTGTGTTTGATGATGCGCTATATTTATACACTTCTCATGATCGGGACGATACCGACCAAAATGCACACTTTGATATGACTGATTGGCATGTGTTTTCTACTAAAGACTTAGCGACGTGGACAGATCATGGCGCTTTTTTTAGCCTTGATGATATCTCATGGGCAAGCAAACAAGCTTGGGCTCCTGATGCCATAAAACGCAATGGCAAGTACTACTTTTACTACCCAGTCGAACAGGCCAAAATTGGTGTCGCAATAAGTGAATCCCCGGTGTCAGGTTTTAAAGATCCGCTAGGCAAACCATTAATTGATAAAACTGGCAATGAAGACGTTGTAGGGCAAGAGCCTATTGACCCTGCGCTATTTATTGATGATGACGGTCAAGCGTATATGTATTTTGGCTGTCGCAGTCCTCGAGTGGTTAAGCTTAAAGACAATATGATTGAGCTTGAAGGTAACATTGAGCCGGTGCAAATTAACGGTATTGAACAGTACACGGAAAAAACAGGCGGCGGTTGGTACGGTGAAGGTCCTTGGATATTTAAACGCGGTGAATACTATTACTACATGTATTCCAACGGTTGGGAAAAAGACACTACTTTAGTTTATGCCATGGCTAAAAATCCTCTTGGGCCATTTGACTACATTGGTGAAGTTATGGTGCCAATCGGTGCCGGTACCAGTCACGGCTCGATAACTCAGTTTAATGATAAATGGTATGTATTCTATCATAGCCGCGAGCTATCAAAGTCTGCGAAACAGCGTTCTGTACATATGGACGAAATTACTTTTACAAGTGACGGAAAAATCATACCGTTAATTTAA
- a CDS encoding right-handed parallel beta-helix repeat-containing protein, with protein MKKFNSHHLIAKCLLMVSMSGVSLFSSAQDYYVSSQAGADTNIGSKTKPFASLKKINKFILKPGDNVFLKAGDKFKGSLQLINESGSAKQPINISTYGDSDERAYIDAAGELAGLEIKNSSHINVSNLDIEADGGKARQVEDIKTPQPMRLGVLIYIAKRYNKTFGHITLDNLKIHDIFHYDFGKVDRAGDVNTQNGTQAYGYGIHLFNRGNGPKTLLTDITIKNSEIYDVAHTGIKATAHNPRLQTSPYPILKKLINNITLENNHLHDIGGPGIMFGGVDGSLVTNNVTNRTGSSSDFDSGMYDARKWGRGSGMWTWNANDVLVEHNEFKNAVGPADSAGFHIDFHCSNIVIQHNFSMNNEGAFIEILGNNRNNSYRYNVSVNDGYRVKGDKDRPYGKATHDGKTLWFSGFVGMKGKKVNPNIAPVNNYIYNNTIYVDHAAQVAAHQDTEGAVIANNIFYFKQGSYYLPEKRYQLVNGKNTTKNFTMTNNLFLQATDWPNVGVMENNNPIIGDPKFLNAGGNKVSDYQPTNNDLIANKGIAITPLPSSNGLQGNTRSGGLQVKEDILGNALNGQIHIGAIAPINKDVNNML; from the coding sequence ATGAAAAAATTTAATTCCCACCATTTAATCGCTAAGTGTTTATTAATGGTAAGTATGAGTGGAGTATCGCTTTTTAGCTCAGCTCAAGATTATTACGTATCCAGCCAAGCCGGCGCGGATACGAATATTGGCAGTAAGACCAAGCCATTCGCTTCCCTTAAAAAAATAAACAAGTTTATCTTAAAACCAGGTGATAACGTTTTTCTAAAAGCTGGCGATAAATTTAAAGGGAGCCTACAGCTTATCAATGAGTCAGGTAGTGCGAAACAGCCAATAAATATCTCAACCTATGGAGACAGTGACGAACGTGCTTATATTGATGCCGCTGGAGAGCTCGCAGGACTCGAAATTAAAAATAGTAGTCATATCAATGTAAGTAACTTAGACATCGAAGCAGATGGTGGCAAAGCAAGACAAGTTGAAGATATTAAAACGCCGCAACCAATGCGCCTTGGGGTTTTAATTTACATCGCCAAGCGGTACAACAAAACGTTTGGTCATATCACCTTAGATAATTTAAAAATCCACGATATATTCCACTATGACTTTGGAAAAGTTGACCGTGCTGGCGACGTAAATACCCAAAACGGCACGCAAGCATATGGTTATGGTATTCATTTATTTAATCGCGGTAATGGGCCGAAAACATTACTTACCGACATCACCATAAAAAATAGCGAAATCTATGATGTAGCCCACACCGGCATTAAGGCAACGGCGCATAATCCGAGATTACAAACGTCGCCATATCCTATTTTAAAAAAGCTGATTAATAACATCACGCTAGAAAACAATCATCTCCACGACATTGGCGGCCCAGGCATTATGTTTGGCGGCGTTGACGGTAGTTTAGTGACGAATAATGTGACTAATCGTACTGGCAGTAGCAGCGATTTTGACAGTGGCATGTATGATGCGCGTAAATGGGGCCGTGGTAGCGGTATGTGGACTTGGAATGCCAACGATGTATTAGTCGAGCATAATGAATTTAAAAATGCTGTAGGCCCTGCAGATTCCGCTGGATTTCACATCGACTTTCATTGCTCAAACATTGTTATTCAACATAACTTTAGTATGAATAACGAAGGCGCTTTTATCGAGATTTTAGGCAACAACAGAAACAACAGTTATCGCTATAACGTAAGTGTTAATGATGGTTATCGTGTAAAAGGCGATAAAGACCGCCCATACGGAAAAGCCACTCACGATGGCAAAACACTTTGGTTTAGTGGCTTTGTCGGTATGAAAGGCAAAAAAGTGAACCCTAATATCGCTCCGGTAAATAACTACATTTATAACAATACAATTTATGTTGATCATGCCGCGCAAGTTGCTGCCCACCAAGATACCGAAGGCGCCGTTATTGCCAATAATATTTTTTACTTCAAACAAGGCAGTTATTATTTGCCTGAGAAGCGCTACCAGTTAGTTAATGGTAAAAACACCACTAAAAACTTTACTATGACTAACAATTTATTCTTACAGGCTACGGACTGGCCTAACGTTGGTGTGATGGAAAATAACAATCCTATTATAGGTGATCCTAAGTTTTTGAATGCCGGTGGTAATAAAGTTAGTGACTACCAGCCTACCAACAATGATTTAATCGCAAACAAAGGTATCGCAATAACGCCACTGCCAAGCAGTAATGGTTTGCAAGGCAATACTCGTAGCGGTGGCTTGCAGGTAAAAGAAGATATCTTAGGTAACGCTCTTAATGGGCAGATTCATATCGGTGCAATAGCCCCAATTAATAAAGACGTTAACAATATGCTATAA
- a CDS encoding platelet-activating factor acetylhydrolase IB subunit produces MTLLLAGSVAATEPPLSVQAKVQTAQWSKNWWMPRHNEKLALKQKMKSVDLVFLGDSITHAFDNTGKQVWQQYYQPRNALNIGFSGDRTENVLWRLENGAVDNIDPKLLVLMIGTNNTGHRQDKPEDTALGIKAILASLENKLPKTKILLLAIFPRGATTEDPLRKINDDINDIIKSYDDGDRVYYLDINHIFVDEKGNLSTDVMSDLLHPNKSQYQVWADAIEPSVAKLMAD; encoded by the coding sequence TTGACACTACTGTTAGCTGGCAGTGTTGCTGCGACTGAACCCCCTTTGTCTGTGCAAGCAAAAGTGCAAACCGCCCAGTGGTCAAAAAATTGGTGGATGCCTCGTCATAATGAAAAACTAGCGCTGAAACAAAAGATGAAATCTGTCGATTTGGTTTTTTTAGGTGATTCTATTACCCATGCCTTTGATAACACTGGCAAACAAGTTTGGCAGCAATATTATCAACCGCGAAACGCATTAAATATAGGTTTTAGTGGTGACCGTACAGAAAACGTATTGTGGCGATTAGAAAACGGTGCTGTTGATAATATAGACCCCAAGTTACTGGTGTTAATGATTGGCACCAATAATACGGGGCATCGACAAGATAAGCCTGAGGATACCGCATTAGGTATTAAAGCCATACTTGCCAGCCTTGAAAATAAGCTGCCAAAGACAAAAATATTACTACTTGCAATATTCCCTCGTGGCGCTACAACTGAAGACCCACTTCGAAAAATCAATGATGATATTAACGATATCATTAAAAGTTATGACGATGGTGATCGTGTTTATTATCTAGATATAAATCATATCTTTGTCGATGAAAAAGGCAATTTGAGCACTGATGTGATGTCTGATTTATTGCACCCCAATAAGAGCCAATACCAAGTATGGGCTGATGCGATTGAGCCAAGCGTAGCCAAGTTAATGGCAGATTAA
- a CDS encoding TonB-dependent receptor produces MMKKSKLSLALIAAIYTQMPAYAADSTTEVEVKTAKERAEANKKELEESDIEVIKVGGMRSSEVAAINMKKFADTISDNLSAEEVGVLPSQSIAESLERLTGVSGNQENGRSNTISVRGMGGSYTLTTLNNREIVSSFGSRSINLSLFPSSSIRRAQVYKTARADSLEGGIAGQVNMETFKPLQVDRNIKTFSATVNGNELSQDLNGEDGYGKNLDGMFSYHVTDDFAFSVGGSYRDDVVYLEGIKAGEVVGNLPWFPDRNEDGVVDIFNTGSVLNSKKQTIEQKSLFAAAQWQATEDLLISLDLLTSKYDYNQNGLTLSMGLYYGAEELDAPGMADVDHRNYYQSGMVRRYDNFGKWDNDVINEDETQVFGLNFDYQITDDLSLNVDFSHSQADRFYSWRSASGKYGPSADAGGNGPHHYFSFDHNGDEYGLEYHGSDVDGSAFNFSDYTLDETMLTSALDDPEAWNFEKMSNGHNFMESAVSAAKFDLTYDVELGIIHQLKFGARYSVNTKDHIDDKEEYSAINTRLESNGITDEEWAATWAELSDLDWNELNTSLTSNPYQKLDKIKGFDNVFYYDVGDILADKAAFLPERYMSDEDRFASYELEENTTAIYVQAAFAGDWYDGIVGVRYFETELESTSWQDAFELQQVGEEEDGTPIYLLTTEGDPSYVTVKHDYSEVLPTLNVNLRLIDDVVIRIGAGKAIVRPSLGEINSSLKLKSKGDQEFDDSINNQGKTLGTAGNPYLNPIVSKQADISFEWYPTRWDYYAIAGFYKDVDGIYQTDANYIETGDKDEQGEPLELPVISQVKAEGGSMSGLEFSFRQDLGFADFLKGFALSGNYMKFFHDAHQDYNRENPGKGPVDTRATELYYSPSGWLESTYNIALTYDYGKKFSARLNLNQQEGRAATEGNNGEAVLHWPSENLSFNVRYRIVPEVTIFASANNLLDEATTKGNLSSTMLGEAHTDRIYEQSHRGISYYAGVRVNF; encoded by the coding sequence ATGATGAAAAAATCTAAATTAAGCTTAGCTTTAATTGCTGCTATTTATACTCAAATGCCAGCTTATGCAGCTGACTCAACAACTGAGGTTGAAGTTAAGACTGCCAAAGAAAGAGCAGAAGCAAATAAAAAAGAGCTAGAAGAATCAGATATCGAAGTTATAAAAGTTGGTGGTATGCGCTCAAGTGAAGTCGCGGCCATTAACATGAAAAAGTTTGCGGATACAATTTCGGATAACTTATCAGCTGAAGAAGTTGGTGTATTACCAAGTCAAAGTATTGCTGAATCATTAGAGCGTTTAACAGGTGTTTCTGGTAACCAAGAAAATGGCCGTAGTAATACTATCTCTGTGCGTGGTATGGGCGGAAGTTACACGTTAACAACGTTAAATAATCGAGAAATTGTAAGTTCTTTTGGTAGTCGTTCAATTAACTTAAGTTTGTTTCCATCATCTTCTATACGTAGGGCTCAAGTTTATAAAACTGCTCGTGCAGATAGCTTAGAAGGTGGTATTGCTGGCCAGGTAAATATGGAAACATTCAAGCCACTGCAAGTTGATCGTAATATTAAAACCTTTTCTGCGACCGTTAATGGTAACGAGCTTTCTCAAGATTTAAACGGTGAAGATGGTTACGGCAAAAACTTGGATGGCATGTTCAGTTATCATGTAACCGATGATTTTGCATTCTCAGTAGGTGGCTCATATCGAGATGATGTAGTTTATCTTGAGGGTATCAAAGCAGGTGAAGTCGTTGGTAATTTACCTTGGTTTCCTGACCGTAATGAAGATGGTGTAGTTGATATATTCAATACCGGTTCAGTACTTAATTCGAAAAAACAAACCATTGAACAAAAATCTCTATTCGCAGCGGCGCAATGGCAAGCTACAGAAGACTTACTAATAAGTCTTGATCTATTAACGTCTAAATATGATTACAATCAAAACGGTCTTACACTTAGCATGGGCTTGTACTACGGCGCTGAAGAGTTGGATGCTCCAGGTATGGCCGATGTAGATCACAGAAATTATTACCAAAGCGGCATGGTTAGACGATATGACAACTTTGGTAAATGGGATAACGACGTTATAAACGAAGATGAAACTCAAGTATTCGGCCTAAATTTTGATTACCAAATTACCGATGATTTATCTCTAAACGTTGATTTTTCTCACTCTCAAGCAGATCGATTCTATAGCTGGCGTTCAGCAAGTGGTAAGTATGGTCCAAGTGCCGATGCAGGTGGGAATGGTCCACATCATTACTTCTCTTTCGATCATAATGGCGATGAATATGGCTTGGAATATCATGGTAGTGATGTCGATGGTAGCGCATTTAATTTTAGCGACTATACCTTAGATGAAACTATGCTAACTTCTGCTCTGGATGATCCAGAAGCGTGGAACTTTGAAAAAATGAGTAATGGTCATAACTTCATGGAAAGTGCTGTATCCGCAGCTAAATTTGATCTTACTTATGACGTAGAACTAGGTATTATTCATCAGTTAAAATTCGGTGCAAGATACTCGGTTAATACTAAAGATCATATCGATGATAAGGAAGAGTATAGTGCTATTAACACTAGACTAGAAAGTAATGGAATTACAGATGAAGAGTGGGCGGCTACTTGGGCAGAATTAAGCGATTTAGATTGGAACGAATTGAACACGTCTTTAACGTCAAACCCATACCAAAAACTGGATAAAATCAAAGGTTTTGATAATGTTTTCTACTACGATGTAGGTGATATTTTAGCGGATAAAGCTGCATTCCTACCTGAGAGATACATGTCTGATGAAGATAGATTTGCAAGTTACGAATTAGAAGAAAATACTACAGCAATCTATGTTCAAGCAGCATTTGCTGGTGACTGGTACGATGGTATTGTTGGGGTTCGTTATTTTGAAACAGAATTAGAGTCAACTAGCTGGCAAGACGCATTTGAATTGCAGCAAGTTGGTGAAGAAGAAGACGGCACACCTATTTACCTATTAACCACTGAAGGGGATCCTTCTTACGTTACAGTTAAGCATGATTACAGCGAAGTGTTACCAACGTTAAACGTGAATTTACGTTTAATTGACGATGTTGTTATTCGTATTGGTGCTGGTAAGGCAATCGTTCGACCAAGCCTAGGCGAAATTAATTCGAGCTTGAAACTCAAAAGTAAAGGAGACCAAGAGTTCGATGATAGCATTAATAACCAAGGTAAAACGTTAGGTACTGCAGGTAACCCTTACTTAAACCCTATTGTTTCAAAGCAGGCAGATATATCATTTGAGTGGTATCCAACGAGATGGGATTACTATGCAATAGCGGGCTTCTATAAAGATGTTGATGGTATTTATCAAACGGATGCTAACTATATAGAAACAGGCGATAAAGATGAACAAGGTGAACCATTAGAGTTACCAGTGATTTCTCAAGTTAAAGCTGAGGGTGGTTCAATGTCAGGTCTAGAATTCTCATTTAGACAAGACTTAGGCTTTGCTGATTTCTTAAAAGGCTTTGCTCTTTCGGGTAACTATATGAAATTCTTCCATGATGCTCATCAAGATTATAACCGTGAAAACCCAGGAAAAGGACCAGTTGATACTAGAGCGACTGAATTGTACTATTCTCCATCAGGTTGGTTAGAGAGTACTTACAATATTGCCTTAACATACGATTACGGTAAAAAATTCTCAGCGAGATTAAATCTTAATCAACAAGAAGGTCGTGCTGCTACAGAAGGCAATAATGGTGAAGCAGTACTTCATTGGCCTAGTGAGAATTTAAGCTTTAATGTGAGATACAGAATCGTTCCTGAAGTGACTATTTTTGCTTCTGCAAATAACTTGCTAGATGAAGCAACTACCAAAGGTAACCTTTCTAGTACCATGTTAGGGGAAGCTCATACAGATAGAATCTATGAACAATCTCATCGTGGTATTAGTTACTACGCAGGTGTTCGAGTAAACTTTTAA
- a CDS encoding type II toxin-antitoxin system ParD family antitoxin, whose translation MAVVRKTITFTEQQDAWLKSRVNSGDYTNDSEYVRDLIRKDQQNNEKLRVLQSAIEEGLASGVSKRSVVDIMKDVEAKIEING comes from the coding sequence ATGGCAGTCGTTAGAAAAACTATTACATTTACAGAACAGCAAGATGCGTGGTTGAAAAGTCGCGTAAATAGTGGAGATTACACCAATGACAGTGAATATGTGCGGGATCTTATTAGAAAAGACCAACAAAATAATGAGAAATTACGTGTTCTTCAATCCGCTATAGAGGAAGGCTTAGCAAGTGGAGTCAGTAAACGATCTGTCGTTGATATAATGAAAGATGTTGAAGCAAAGATAGAAATAAATGGCTGA
- a CDS encoding sulfatase, with product MATTIFSKTIKLFMLLITAISFVNAKALAAEIEVDKPNFIIIIADDLGYGDLGYTGSKQIKTPHIDALAKSGVIVEQGYVSAPVCGPSRAGLMTGRNQVNFGFDNNNVKPGPQYNREYFGLPVTEQTIADRLAKQGYVNGMIGKWHLGDEEHFKAQNRGFDQVWTYPVGGHDYFRSEPDGEGYLSPLESNYKQPEPITYITDDTGNESVDFIKRNKDKPFFLYASFNAPHAPLQAPQEDIDLYKHIENKNRRIYAAMIHRLDINVGKIISELKANGVYDNTVVVFLSDNGGPGHGLNSRTVNVPYRGSKGILLEGGIRVPFLISWPAQIKANSVYHKPVTALDLAPTFVALSGGKINKKDKIDGHNVFPYISGEKAGDPNHEMMWRFTVSASIRDGDWKLIRLPDRLPLLYNVKNDLAELNDVAAEHPQRVVKMLKALGTWDVSTPQHLYMEGAKYKKQQLKSYDVEYHSIQPTK from the coding sequence ATGGCAACCACCATTTTTAGTAAAACAATCAAATTATTTATGCTCCTAATAACTGCTATCTCATTCGTTAATGCAAAGGCATTAGCGGCAGAGATTGAAGTCGATAAGCCTAACTTTATTATCATCATTGCTGATGATTTAGGTTATGGTGATCTAGGCTATACCGGTAGTAAACAGATAAAAACACCACACATTGATGCTTTAGCAAAAAGTGGTGTGATAGTTGAACAGGGTTATGTTTCGGCGCCAGTTTGTGGCCCATCTAGGGCAGGGTTGATGACTGGTCGTAATCAAGTTAATTTTGGCTTTGACAATAATAATGTTAAACCCGGTCCGCAGTATAATCGAGAGTATTTTGGTTTACCGGTTACTGAGCAAACTATTGCTGATCGCTTAGCGAAACAAGGCTATGTAAATGGCATGATTGGTAAGTGGCATTTAGGTGATGAAGAGCATTTCAAAGCGCAAAATCGTGGCTTTGACCAAGTGTGGACCTATCCTGTTGGCGGCCATGATTATTTTCGTTCTGAGCCAGATGGTGAAGGTTATTTATCGCCACTAGAGAGTAATTATAAGCAACCTGAACCTATTACTTACATCACCGATGATACCGGTAATGAAAGTGTCGATTTTATTAAGCGCAATAAAGATAAACCATTCTTTTTATACGCTTCTTTTAATGCCCCACACGCACCACTGCAAGCGCCACAAGAAGATATCGACTTGTACAAACATATTGAAAACAAGAATCGTCGCATTTATGCCGCGATGATCCATCGATTAGATATTAATGTTGGCAAAATCATTAGCGAGTTGAAAGCTAACGGTGTCTACGACAATACTGTGGTGGTATTCTTAAGTGACAATGGCGGCCCTGGCCATGGTTTAAACTCAAGAACGGTGAATGTGCCTTATCGTGGTTCAAAAGGTATTTTATTAGAAGGTGGTATTCGTGTGCCATTTCTTATCTCGTGGCCAGCTCAAATCAAAGCCAATAGCGTTTACCATAAACCAGTAACTGCGCTTGATTTAGCACCAACGTTTGTTGCCCTTTCTGGTGGCAAAATTAATAAAAAAGACAAAATTGATGGCCATAATGTGTTTCCTTATATCAGCGGTGAAAAAGCCGGTGATCCAAACCATGAAATGATGTGGCGCTTTACTGTCAGTGCATCAATTAGAGATGGCGATTGGAAACTTATTCGATTACCCGACCGACTGCCATTGCTTTATAACGTTAAAAACGACTTAGCTGAATTAAATGATGTCGCGGCCGAGCATCCACAACGCGTAGTGAAAATGCTAAAAGCACTGGGCACTTGGGATGTATCAACACCACAACATTTGTATATGGAAGGAGCAAAGTACAAAAAACAGCAATTAAAAAGCTATGATGTTGAATATCACAGTATTCAGCCGACAAAGTAA